One genomic window of Coffea eugenioides isolate CCC68of chromosome 1, Ceug_1.0, whole genome shotgun sequence includes the following:
- the LOC113779254 gene encoding sm-like protein LSM2: MLFFSYFKDLVGREVTVELKNDLAIRGTLHSVDQYLNIKLENTRVVDQENYPHMLSVRNCFIRGSVVRYVQLPPEGVDIELLHDATRREARGG; this comes from the exons ATG TTGTTTTTCTCCTATTTCAAGGATTTGGTAGGCAGAGAAGTCACTGTGGAACTAAAGAATGATTTAGCAATTCGAGGGACCCTCCATTCGGTCGATCAGTACCTCAATATCAAGCTTGAAAATACTAGGGTTGTTGATCAAGAAAACTATCCCCACATG CTTTCGGTGAGGAACTGCTTCATTAGAGGGTCAGTGGTGAGATACGTCCAGTTACCACCAGAGGGAGTTGACATCGAACTGCTTCATGATGCAACTAGAAGGGAAGCTCGTGGTGGCTAA
- the LOC113771245 gene encoding uncharacterized protein LOC113771245 translates to MDQTHVLYPIIVLRVKINCCKDCPETLKKALWSINGVYSVAADPEKKLVYVAGKVDPKLLLDSIAKMGKSAEILSCEEGANKDKRQAYDDHFFNRGQNYHGKEDYNFRRTGMEQKQSGCRQNCSRKKEGDDDHEFEDYVPPKFDPQLCRDPFCKLHNRRPIFHEKVPAWNSADHPHHSARFFHGASPMFYHGSHLDDYYSHPRMSQPGYGFFGASGYGSYGDDSGCTIM, encoded by the exons ATGGATCAAACTCACGTTCTTTATCCG ATCATTGTTCTTAGAGTGAAAATAAATTGCTGCAAGGACTGCCCTGAGACGCTCAAGAAAGCATTATGGAGCATCAATG GTGTCTATTCGGTTGCAGCGGATCCAGAAAAGAAGTTGGTGTATGTTGCAGGCAAAGTAGACCCAAAGTTACTGCTAGATTCCATTGCAAAAATGGGGAAAAGTGCGGAAATTTTGTCCTGCGAAGAAGGGGCCAACAAAGACAAGAGACAAGCTTATGATGACCACTTCTTCAACCGTGGACAAAACTATCACGGGAAGGAAGACTACAACTTCCGACGAACTGGGATGGAGCAGAAGCAATCTGGCTGTCGCCAGAATTGCAGTCGTAAGAAAGAAGGAGATGATGACCACGAATTTGAAGATTATGTACCgcccaaatttgatccacaacTATGCAGGGATCCTTTCTGCAAACTTCACAATAGAAGACCGATTTTTCATGAGAAGGTACCTGCGTGGAACAGTGCCGATCATCCCCACCACTCTGCCCGATTTTTCCACGGAGCAAGTCCCATGTTTTACCATGGGAGTCACCTTGATGACTACTATTCTCATCCCAGAATGTCACAACCCGGTTATGGTTTCTTTGGAGCTTCTGGATATGGTTCCTATGGAGATGATAGTGGTTGCACAATTATGTAG
- the LOC113751993 gene encoding RNA exonuclease 4-like isoform X1 — MELDEDPPQQVLTTTTIPTIRHKCAACFKQYKKKEHLIEHMKASYHSIHQPKCGVCHKYCKSFESLREHIHGQLSKPSCSRIFAERGCILCLELFDSVDALTSHKCQLPAPDPLGMMKLPCVEPQINKLASDIEKGIGRGYEAIALDCEMVGGGSNGSLDLCARVCLVDEYEKILFHTYVLPQIPVTDYRFEVTGIKEEHLKGAMPLKEVQDQILQILCNGESVKSLWCSGGQAKVLVGHNLEHNLDCLRMNFPDHLLRDTAKYHPLMKTNLVSHSLKYLTKTFLGYDIQIGVRDPYEDCVSVMRLYKIMRSQDHRMDGIGWSLPVQDNFCSSTVYDSYKLNELEQMTPVELFRISGSNYKCWCLDSSQAFEHACNTCVKAEMSNSWRE, encoded by the exons ATGGAGTTAGACGAAGATCCTCCTCAACAAGTCCTAACAACGACGACAATTCCCACAATTAG GCATAAATGTGCAGCATGTTTCAAGCAGTATAAGAAGAAGGAGCATCTCATTGAACACATGAAGGCCTCCTACCACTCTATTCATCAGCCTAAATGTGGGGTATGTCACAAGTATTGTAAATCCTTCGAATCTCTGAGGGAACACATCCACG GTCAATTGTCTAAACCATCTTGTTCAAGAATATTTGCAGAGAGGGGTTGCATACTTTGCTTGGAACTCTTTGACAGTGTGGATGCTCTTACAAGTCACAAGTGTCAGTTACCTGCTCCTGATCCTCTT GGAATGATGAAGTTGCCTTGTGTAGAACCTCAAATTAATAAGTTAGCATCGGACATCGAAAAAGGCATTGGGAGAGGTTACGAAGCCATTGCCTTAGATTGTGAAATGGTAGGTGGTGGAAGCAATGGGTCACTTGATCTCTGTGCGAGGGTGTGCCTTGTTGATGAATATGAGAAGATACTTTTCCACACTTATGTGCTACCTCAAATTCCTGTGACTGACTATAG GTTTGAAGTCACTGGTATCAAAGAGGAACACCTGAAAGGTGCCATGCCACTCAAGGAAGTGCAAGACCAAATTCTACAGATTCTCTGCAATGGGGAGTCAGTTAAGAGCTTATGGTGCAGTGGCGGACAAGCCAAGGTTCTTGTGGGTCATAATCTTGAGCACAACTTGGACTGCTTGAGAATGAATTTTCCTGATCATCTACTGAG GGATACTGCAAAATACCATCCCTTGATGAAGACTAATCTTGTCAGCCACTCACTCAAGTATCTTACAAAGACATTTCTAGG GTATGATATCCAAATTGGGGTGCGCGATCCTTACGAAGATTGTGTCTCTGTGATGAGGTTGTATAAGATAATGCGCTCCCAAGATCACCGGATGGATGGGATTGGGTGGTCGTTGCCAGTTCAAGACAATTTCTGTTCAAGCACTGTTTATGATTCATACAAACTAAATGAACTTGAGCAAATGACGCCAGTTGAACTCTTTAGGATATCCGGGTCAAACTATAAATGTTGGTGTTTGGATTCAAGCCAAGCCTTTGAACATGCTTGCAATACTTGCGTTAAAGCTGAAATGTCAAATTCTTGGAGGGAGTGA
- the LOC113751993 gene encoding RNA exonuclease 4-like isoform X2 gives MWGQLSKPSCSRIFAERGCILCLELFDSVDALTSHKCQLPAPDPLGMMKLPCVEPQINKLASDIEKGIGRGYEAIALDCEMVGGGSNGSLDLCARVCLVDEYEKILFHTYVLPQIPVTDYRFEVTGIKEEHLKGAMPLKEVQDQILQILCNGESVKSLWCSGGQAKVLVGHNLEHNLDCLRMNFPDHLLRDTAKYHPLMKTNLVSHSLKYLTKTFLGYDIQIGVRDPYEDCVSVMRLYKIMRSQDHRMDGIGWSLPVQDNFCSSTVYDSYKLNELEQMTPVELFRISGSNYKCWCLDSSQAFEHACNTCVKAEMSNSWRE, from the exons ATGTGGG GTCAATTGTCTAAACCATCTTGTTCAAGAATATTTGCAGAGAGGGGTTGCATACTTTGCTTGGAACTCTTTGACAGTGTGGATGCTCTTACAAGTCACAAGTGTCAGTTACCTGCTCCTGATCCTCTT GGAATGATGAAGTTGCCTTGTGTAGAACCTCAAATTAATAAGTTAGCATCGGACATCGAAAAAGGCATTGGGAGAGGTTACGAAGCCATTGCCTTAGATTGTGAAATGGTAGGTGGTGGAAGCAATGGGTCACTTGATCTCTGTGCGAGGGTGTGCCTTGTTGATGAATATGAGAAGATACTTTTCCACACTTATGTGCTACCTCAAATTCCTGTGACTGACTATAG GTTTGAAGTCACTGGTATCAAAGAGGAACACCTGAAAGGTGCCATGCCACTCAAGGAAGTGCAAGACCAAATTCTACAGATTCTCTGCAATGGGGAGTCAGTTAAGAGCTTATGGTGCAGTGGCGGACAAGCCAAGGTTCTTGTGGGTCATAATCTTGAGCACAACTTGGACTGCTTGAGAATGAATTTTCCTGATCATCTACTGAG GGATACTGCAAAATACCATCCCTTGATGAAGACTAATCTTGTCAGCCACTCACTCAAGTATCTTACAAAGACATTTCTAGG GTATGATATCCAAATTGGGGTGCGCGATCCTTACGAAGATTGTGTCTCTGTGATGAGGTTGTATAAGATAATGCGCTCCCAAGATCACCGGATGGATGGGATTGGGTGGTCGTTGCCAGTTCAAGACAATTTCTGTTCAAGCACTGTTTATGATTCATACAAACTAAATGAACTTGAGCAAATGACGCCAGTTGAACTCTTTAGGATATCCGGGTCAAACTATAAATGTTGGTGTTTGGATTCAAGCCAAGCCTTTGAACATGCTTGCAATACTTGCGTTAAAGCTGAAATGTCAAATTCTTGGAGGGAGTGA